One region of Polynucleobacter paneuropaeus genomic DNA includes:
- the sucD gene encoding succinate--CoA ligase subunit alpha yields MSILVNKNTKVITQGITGKTGQFHTEKCQEYANGKNCFVAGVNPKKAGESIFNIPIFGTVKEAAQQTGATTSVIYVPPPGAAAAIWEAVEADLDFVICITEGIPVRDMLEVRNKMKAKEAAGGKKTLLLGPNCPGIITPDEIKIGIMPGHIHKKGRIGVVSRSGTLTYEAVGQLTAIGLGQSTAVGIGGDPINGLKHIDIMRMFNDDPDTDAVIMIGEIGGPDEAEAARWCKDHMKKPVVGFIAGVTAPPGKRMGHAGALISGGADTADAKLAVMEECGFKVTKNPSEMAALLKAML; encoded by the coding sequence ATGTCTATATTAGTTAATAAAAATACTAAAGTTATTACACAAGGAATTACTGGCAAGACCGGTCAATTTCATACAGAAAAATGTCAGGAATACGCTAACGGTAAAAACTGTTTTGTAGCTGGTGTAAATCCTAAAAAAGCAGGCGAGTCGATTTTCAATATTCCGATTTTTGGAACAGTCAAAGAAGCGGCTCAGCAAACAGGCGCTACGACCTCTGTCATTTATGTACCTCCCCCAGGTGCAGCAGCAGCGATTTGGGAGGCGGTTGAGGCAGACCTCGATTTTGTGATCTGTATTACTGAAGGTATTCCGGTTAGGGATATGTTGGAAGTTCGCAATAAGATGAAGGCTAAAGAGGCGGCTGGCGGTAAGAAGACCTTATTACTTGGACCTAACTGCCCTGGCATCATCACTCCCGATGAAATCAAGATCGGCATCATGCCAGGACACATTCATAAAAAAGGCCGTATTGGTGTTGTAAGTCGCTCTGGAACCTTGACCTATGAAGCAGTGGGTCAGCTCACAGCGATTGGCTTAGGTCAATCCACGGCGGTTGGTATTGGTGGCGATCCAATCAATGGCCTAAAACATATCGACATCATGAGAATGTTTAACGACGATCCAGATACTGATGCAGTGATTATGATTGGTGAGATTGGCGGGCCAGACGAAGCGGAAGCAGCGCGTTGGTGTAAAGATCATATGAAAAAGCCAGTTGTCGGCTTCATTGCTGGTGTAACAGCGCCTCCCGGAAAACGAATGGGCCACGCAGGTGCTTTGATTTCTGGTGGAGCCGATACGGCAGATGCCAAATTAGCAGTGATGGAAGAGTGCGGCTTTAAGGTTACTAAGAATCCATCTGAGATGGCAGCTTTATTAAAAGCAATG
- the sucC gene encoding ADP-forming succinate--CoA ligase subunit beta, whose product MKIHEYQGKELLRQFNVPVPNGIPAFSVDEAMAAAQKLGGPVWVVKAQIHAGGRGKGGGVKLAKSMDEVKKYSSEILGMQLKTHQTGPEGQKVNRLLIEDGADIKKEYYFSIVTDRGTQKNVIMASSEGGMDIEEVAATHPEKIIKVFVDPLVGLTDAQCDTVAKGIGIPDASVPMARDVFKNLYKTYWDTDASLVEINPLILEGNGKIKALDAKFNFDPNALYRHPEIVAYRDIDEEDAAEIEASKFDLAYISLDGNIGCLVNGAGLAMATMDTIKLFGGEPANFLDVGGGATAEKVTEAFKIMLKNKHVQAILVNIFGGIMRCDVIAEGVVTACKAVNLTVPLVVRMKGTNEDLGKKILADSGLPIISADSMAEAATKVVAAVAKNK is encoded by the coding sequence ATGAAAATTCACGAGTACCAAGGCAAAGAACTTTTGCGCCAATTTAATGTGCCAGTACCTAATGGCATCCCTGCATTTAGTGTTGATGAGGCTATGGCAGCAGCTCAAAAATTGGGTGGACCAGTTTGGGTAGTGAAGGCTCAAATTCATGCGGGTGGTCGTGGCAAGGGTGGTGGCGTCAAGCTAGCCAAGAGCATGGATGAAGTGAAAAAATACAGCTCAGAGATTTTGGGCATGCAATTAAAGACACATCAAACTGGCCCAGAGGGTCAGAAGGTAAATCGTCTCTTGATTGAAGATGGTGCAGATATTAAGAAAGAGTATTACTTCAGCATCGTGACTGACCGTGGCACACAAAAGAATGTGATCATGGCATCGAGCGAAGGCGGCATGGATATTGAAGAGGTTGCTGCAACCCATCCTGAAAAAATTATTAAGGTATTTGTTGATCCATTGGTTGGCTTAACTGATGCTCAGTGCGACACGGTAGCTAAGGGAATTGGTATTCCTGATGCCTCGGTTCCGATGGCGCGTGATGTCTTTAAGAATCTCTACAAAACTTACTGGGATACCGACGCCTCCTTGGTGGAAATCAATCCATTGATTTTGGAAGGCAACGGCAAGATTAAAGCTTTGGATGCTAAATTCAACTTCGATCCTAATGCCTTATATCGTCATCCAGAAATCGTTGCATACCGCGATATCGATGAGGAAGATGCTGCTGAGATTGAGGCTTCAAAGTTTGACCTAGCCTACATTTCTTTGGATGGCAACATTGGCTGCTTAGTTAATGGCGCTGGTCTGGCAATGGCAACTATGGATACGATTAAGTTATTCGGAGGCGAGCCTGCTAACTTCTTGGATGTTGGCGGTGGTGCTACGGCCGAGAAAGTAACCGAAGCTTTTAAGATCATGTTGAAGAACAAACATGTTCAAGCAATCTTGGTCAATATTTTCGGTGGCATTATGCGCTGTGACGTGATTGCTGAGGGCGTAGTAACAGCCTGTAAGGCAGTTAACCTGACAGTACCTTTAGTAGTGCGCATGAAGGGTACTAATGAAGATTTGGGCAAGAAGATTCTGGCTGACTCAGGTTTGCCAATCATCAGCGCTGACTCTATGGCTGAAGCTGCAACTAAAGTTGTTGCCGCTGTGGCTAAAAACAAATAA
- the recX gene encoding recombination regulator RecX has product MSELSSKAKQGPSLKARALRLLSSREYSRKGLASKLEESMARSMKKDPLANDAEPKLDVTEISKQIEAVLDDFEACGWLSDERFAEALVRRRSERYGARKIQDELLKAGVDGVKTAGLLQGLRETERERAQELWQRKFGVLAHDQKERARQYRFLASKGFSADVVSKIVGGRPQD; this is encoded by the coding sequence ATGTCTGAATTAAGTAGTAAAGCCAAACAAGGCCCGAGTCTAAAAGCTCGGGCTTTGCGCCTTTTATCTTCTAGAGAATATAGTCGTAAGGGCTTGGCCAGTAAGCTGGAAGAGTCGATGGCCCGATCGATGAAAAAAGATCCATTGGCAAATGATGCTGAGCCCAAACTGGACGTAACTGAAATATCTAAACAGATAGAGGCGGTTCTCGATGATTTTGAGGCATGCGGTTGGCTCTCTGATGAGCGCTTTGCTGAAGCCCTAGTGAGGCGTCGTAGCGAGCGCTATGGGGCCCGCAAAATTCAAGATGAACTCCTCAAAGCAGGAGTAGACGGTGTAAAAACTGCAGGCCTATTACAGGGCTTAAGGGAAACTGAGCGAGAGCGGGCCCAAGAGCTCTGGCAGAGAAAGTTTGGAGTTCTGGCTCATGATCAAAAAGAGCGTGCTAGGCAGTATCGCTTTCTGGCTTCCAAGGGCTTTAGTGCTGACGTTGTAAGTAAGATTGTTGGCGGCCGACCCCAAGACTAG
- the recA gene encoding recombinase RecA — protein MDDKKKSASSEFEGMSGDKQKALSAALAQIEKQFGKGSIMRLGDAEISQDIQVVSSGSLGLDIALGVGGLARGRVIEIYGPESSGKTTLTLHAIAEMQKLGGTCAFIDAEHALDVQYASRLGVDVNNLLISQPDTGEQALEIADALVRSGSIDLIVIDSVAALVPRAEIEGDMGDSLPGLQARLMSQALRKLTGAIKRTNTTVIFINQIRMKIGVMFGSPETTTGGNALKFYASMRLDIRRIGSIKKGDEVVGNETRVKVVKNKVSPPFREAIFDIMYGAGISREGEIIDMGVEADLVEKSGSWYSYNGERIGQGKDNVRDFLKENPEIAKDIEGKIREKLGVKAGTAVVADVIGEEEEVE, from the coding sequence TTGGATGATAAGAAAAAATCAGCCTCTTCAGAGTTTGAAGGGATGAGCGGAGACAAGCAAAAGGCGCTATCAGCAGCCTTAGCGCAAATTGAAAAGCAGTTCGGCAAAGGCTCCATCATGCGATTGGGCGATGCTGAAATTAGCCAAGATATTCAGGTGGTATCTAGCGGTTCACTGGGCCTAGACATTGCGCTCGGAGTTGGTGGTCTAGCACGCGGCCGTGTCATTGAGATCTACGGTCCAGAATCCTCCGGCAAAACAACTTTGACCTTGCATGCGATTGCAGAAATGCAAAAGTTGGGTGGAACCTGCGCCTTCATCGATGCGGAGCATGCGCTTGATGTGCAATACGCATCACGTTTAGGTGTTGACGTAAACAATCTCTTGATCTCGCAGCCTGATACTGGTGAACAAGCGTTAGAAATCGCTGACGCATTGGTACGCTCAGGTTCAATTGATCTCATCGTCATTGACTCTGTTGCGGCCCTAGTACCAAGAGCAGAGATTGAAGGCGATATGGGCGATTCCTTGCCAGGTTTACAAGCGCGTTTGATGAGTCAAGCATTACGCAAATTAACAGGCGCTATTAAGCGTACTAATACAACAGTCATTTTCATTAACCAAATTCGTATGAAGATTGGTGTTATGTTTGGTTCCCCAGAAACTACTACTGGCGGTAACGCACTGAAGTTCTATGCATCGATGCGTTTAGATATTCGCCGTATCGGCAGCATCAAAAAGGGCGACGAAGTTGTTGGTAACGAAACCCGCGTCAAGGTGGTTAAGAATAAGGTTTCACCCCCATTCCGCGAAGCTATTTTCGACATCATGTATGGCGCTGGTATTTCTAGAGAAGGTGAGATTATCGACATGGGTGTAGAAGCAGATCTCGTTGAAAAATCTGGATCCTGGTATAGCTACAACGGTGAGCGCATTGGTCAAGGCAAAGACAATGTCCGCGATTTCTTGAAAGAGAATCCAGAAATTGCTAAAGACATTGAAGGCAAAATACGTGAGAAGTTAGGTGTCAAAGCCGGTACAGCAGTGGTAGCAGATGTGATAGGCGAAGAAGAGGAAGTCGAATAA
- a CDS encoding DUF2878 domain-containing protein — MAKVWNFIFFQMGWFACVLGAANGQAFWAVLGTLLYVLFHVWQSEDKRAEGILLFKALIYGVSADSLIMNMGFLGFNDVWPSQYLSPAWMWALWVLVASTINGSLYWLKGKPILGMVLGAIAGPLSYEAGMKLGAGNWGMGSKWPGIVLIAVVWAIAIPLFFYWNKTTSDRALEKNL, encoded by the coding sequence ATGGCTAAAGTTTGGAACTTTATTTTCTTTCAGATGGGTTGGTTTGCTTGCGTCTTGGGCGCCGCAAATGGACAAGCATTCTGGGCAGTTCTGGGGACGCTCCTCTATGTCTTATTCCATGTATGGCAATCCGAGGATAAAAGGGCAGAGGGTATTCTATTATTCAAGGCCCTTATATACGGAGTAAGTGCTGACTCACTTATTATGAATATGGGCTTTTTAGGCTTTAATGATGTCTGGCCTAGCCAATACTTGTCACCCGCCTGGATGTGGGCCCTTTGGGTACTGGTGGCCAGCACGATTAACGGATCTTTATATTGGCTAAAGGGAAAACCCATTTTGGGAATGGTCTTGGGCGCTATCGCTGGACCCTTGTCGTATGAGGCGGGAATGAAGCTAGGGGCTGGAAATTGGGGTATGGGAAGTAAATGGCCAGGTATTGTGCTGATTGCTGTGGTTTGGGCTATTGCGATCCCCCTCTTTTTCTATTGGAATAAAACAACAAGCGACAGGGCCTTAGAGAAAAATCTGTAA
- a CDS encoding flavin reductase family protein, with amino-acid sequence MVQMYSYEPKNGHGLPHDPFGAIVGPRPIGWISTQSKAGIANLAPYSFFNAFNYVPPIIGFSSVGYKDTVRNIEETGEFVWNLVTQDLAEVMNQSSAAYPPETSEFDAVNLEKASSKLVTPPRVAKAKVAFECKCTEIIQLKGVSGEKVETWLVLGEVVKIHIDQSLLKDGIYDTAKAGHILRAGGRGDYFTIGQEQLFELLRPR; translated from the coding sequence ATGGTCCAGATGTATTCCTATGAACCCAAGAATGGACATGGCTTACCCCATGATCCATTTGGTGCGATTGTTGGGCCCAGACCGATCGGATGGATTTCAACGCAAAGTAAGGCGGGTATAGCCAATCTTGCCCCTTATAGTTTCTTTAATGCGTTTAACTATGTCCCACCCATCATTGGTTTTTCTAGCGTGGGTTACAAAGATACCGTCAGAAACATTGAAGAGACGGGTGAGTTTGTTTGGAATTTAGTTACTCAAGATTTGGCTGAGGTGATGAACCAATCTTCCGCTGCTTACCCCCCTGAAACAAGTGAGTTTGATGCTGTCAATCTTGAGAAGGCTTCATCCAAATTAGTAACTCCTCCAAGAGTAGCAAAGGCTAAAGTTGCATTTGAATGCAAATGTACCGAGATCATTCAACTTAAAGGGGTCTCCGGAGAAAAGGTGGAGACTTGGTTGGTTTTAGGTGAGGTAGTCAAGATTCATATCGATCAGTCTTTATTAAAAGATGGTATCTACGACACTGCTAAAGCAGGCCATATCCTCAGAGCCGGCGGCCGGGGTGATTACTTCACAATTGGGCAAGAACAGCTCTTTGAGTTATTGAGACCTCGCTAA
- a CDS encoding linear amide C-N hydrolase has product MIKKIFTIALAGTFALGPLAGNACTSFLLKGNDGGFVYGRTMEFGLPLKSQLTVIPRNFQAQGVGVDSKPGTGLNWTTKYAAVGMNGLGLPVLVDGMNEKGLVGGLLNAPNTAEYQKVSPADSANSIASVQILMYALTNFATVGEVKLGFEKIKVNRSIIPAFHNQSAPVRMTLHDATGKSIVIEYLKGELVITDNPVTVMTNDPAFRDQLNNIGSYANLTPVEKDPMVINGATYVPPSSGSGLHGLPGDYLSPSRFIRALFLSKSAPTNVSTDQQTHTAWHILGSFDIPPGAISLPASNAYGGGAGGIEITEWTVVADNKNMMYYVKMFETTNVQSFDMKKIDFNAKDVKYYDLNKPQRYISIN; this is encoded by the coding sequence ATGATTAAGAAAATATTCACCATAGCGCTAGCAGGAACTTTTGCACTAGGCCCGTTGGCAGGTAATGCCTGCACCAGTTTTTTATTAAAGGGTAATGATGGTGGTTTTGTGTATGGCCGTACGATGGAATTCGGCTTACCTCTCAAATCCCAGCTCACAGTGATTCCTCGGAATTTTCAAGCGCAAGGTGTTGGCGTAGACAGCAAACCCGGCACTGGCTTGAACTGGACCACTAAGTATGCTGCTGTAGGTATGAATGGCTTAGGCTTGCCAGTCCTGGTTGATGGCATGAATGAAAAAGGTTTGGTAGGGGGGTTACTCAATGCGCCCAATACTGCCGAGTATCAAAAGGTAAGCCCTGCAGATTCTGCTAATAGCATCGCCTCTGTGCAAATACTGATGTATGCCTTAACCAATTTTGCGACTGTAGGCGAAGTGAAGCTTGGCTTTGAGAAGATCAAGGTGAACCGCTCGATCATTCCCGCATTTCATAATCAATCAGCGCCCGTACGCATGACCTTGCATGATGCGACAGGTAAAAGTATTGTGATTGAGTACCTTAAGGGCGAGTTAGTGATTACGGATAATCCAGTGACCGTGATGACCAATGATCCCGCTTTCAGAGATCAGCTCAATAATATTGGCAGCTACGCCAACTTAACGCCTGTTGAAAAAGATCCGATGGTGATTAATGGGGCGACATATGTTCCCCCTAGTTCAGGTAGCGGTTTGCATGGCTTACCCGGTGATTACCTGAGTCCAAGCCGCTTTATTCGTGCACTCTTTCTATCAAAGTCTGCACCAACGAATGTGAGCACTGACCAGCAAACCCATACTGCTTGGCATATCTTGGGAAGCTTTGATATTCCACCTGGTGCGATTAGTTTGCCAGCATCCAATGCTTACGGCGGTGGCGCTGGTGGAATTGAGATTACCGAGTGGACTGTTGTAGCTGATAATAAAAACATGATGTACTACGTCAAAATGTTTGAGACTACAAACGTGCAGTCATTTGATATGAAGAAAATAGATTTCAATGCTAAAGATGTGAAGTATTACGATCTGAATAAACCTCAGCGCTATATCTCAATTAATTAA
- a CDS encoding MOSC domain-containing protein, whose protein sequence is MTHARSGKLLSISIGKVGRLFTQNANEPSKVMSAIHKQSISNLDNPLSVEITGLGVQGDEQADLAVHGGIDMAIYAYPAEHYAFWNELLTRETKQPVNLAPGSLGENFTIEGLLETNVYVGDILIIGDLEFTVVKLREPCFKFNAKMGYKGAVKAMIQSGFCGWYLRVNRVGSLAAGSSIELIPGSRQTSIADQNAGLLKRSKQADLWE, encoded by the coding sequence ATGACTCATGCCCGCTCCGGAAAACTCCTGTCCATCTCTATTGGAAAAGTAGGTCGACTATTTACTCAAAATGCTAACGAGCCATCCAAAGTGATGTCTGCCATTCATAAGCAATCGATTAGCAATCTGGATAATCCTCTGTCAGTAGAAATTACAGGGCTAGGTGTTCAGGGCGACGAGCAAGCTGACCTTGCAGTGCACGGCGGGATTGATATGGCCATCTATGCCTACCCTGCTGAACATTACGCTTTTTGGAATGAACTCCTCACCCGAGAAACAAAACAGCCCGTCAATTTGGCGCCAGGATCCCTTGGAGAAAACTTCACTATCGAAGGCTTGCTCGAGACTAATGTGTATGTCGGTGACATTCTCATCATTGGCGATCTTGAGTTCACCGTAGTCAAACTGCGTGAGCCCTGCTTTAAGTTCAACGCCAAAATGGGTTACAAAGGCGCTGTTAAAGCCATGATCCAATCCGGATTTTGCGGCTGGTATCTCAGAGTTAATCGAGTCGGATCACTTGCTGCTGGATCTAGCATTGAACTTATACCCGGTAGTCGTCAAACGTCTATCGCCGACCAAAATGCGGGATTACTCAAGCGCAGTAAACAAGCCGATTTGTGGGAATAA
- a CDS encoding MFS transporter — protein MSTSIKAAPMTAAERKVIFASSLGTVFEWYDFYLYGSLAAVIAKQFFSGLDAGSAFIFALLAFAAGFIVRPFGALVFGRLGDLIGRKYTFLVTIVIMGGSTFVVGILPNYATIGVAAPVLLIALRLLQGLALGGEYGGAATYVAEHAPNGKRGAYTAWIQTTATMGLFLSLLVILFTREFTGPDFEVWGWRVPFIVSIALLGVSVWIRMSMNESPAFKKMKEDGKLSKSPLGESFGQWKNLKIVILALFGLVAGQAVVWYTGQFYALFYLTQVLKVDAKTANLLIAASLLVATPFFVVFGSLSDRIGRKVIIMGGLLLAVITYIPNTPVSVFNGLTHFANPALENAMATSPATITADLSECTFQFNPTGTAKFTSSCDIAKQVMASNSASYTTIAGPAGSVAKVKIGETEIEGYSAKGLDPAEAKAKDTAFKKAIRDGLTAAGYPVKADPAAINYFAVFLLLTFLVLLVTMVYGPIAAMLVEMFPTRIRYTSMSLPYHIGNGWFGGLLPTISFALVAQNGNIYYGLWYPIIIAAMTLVIGTLFVRETKDVDIYARD, from the coding sequence ATGTCAACATCAATCAAAGCAGCCCCAATGACTGCCGCAGAACGCAAAGTGATTTTTGCTTCTTCACTCGGAACAGTCTTTGAGTGGTACGACTTTTATCTATACGGTTCATTGGCTGCAGTTATCGCCAAGCAATTCTTCTCAGGCTTAGATGCAGGCTCTGCTTTCATTTTCGCCTTATTGGCTTTTGCTGCCGGCTTTATTGTTCGCCCTTTTGGTGCCTTGGTATTCGGTCGCTTAGGTGATTTGATCGGTCGCAAGTACACCTTCTTGGTGACTATTGTGATTATGGGTGGATCCACTTTTGTGGTCGGTATTTTGCCGAACTATGCAACGATTGGCGTAGCTGCTCCAGTGCTTCTGATTGCCCTGCGTTTATTGCAAGGTTTGGCATTGGGTGGTGAGTATGGCGGCGCTGCAACTTATGTAGCTGAGCATGCTCCAAATGGTAAGCGCGGTGCATATACTGCCTGGATTCAGACCACAGCAACAATGGGTCTTTTCCTTTCCTTATTAGTGATTTTGTTCACTCGTGAATTTACCGGGCCTGATTTTGAAGTTTGGGGCTGGCGCGTTCCTTTCATCGTCTCGATTGCACTCTTAGGTGTTTCAGTTTGGATTCGTATGTCAATGAACGAATCCCCTGCATTTAAGAAGATGAAGGAAGACGGTAAGCTATCTAAGTCACCTTTGGGCGAATCTTTCGGCCAGTGGAAGAACTTGAAGATTGTGATCTTGGCTCTCTTTGGTTTGGTAGCTGGACAGGCTGTAGTTTGGTACACCGGTCAGTTCTACGCTTTGTTCTACCTCACTCAAGTGTTGAAAGTGGATGCTAAGACCGCTAACCTCCTGATCGCTGCTTCCTTATTGGTTGCGACACCATTCTTCGTTGTATTTGGTAGCTTGTCCGACAGAATTGGCCGCAAAGTCATCATCATGGGCGGTTTATTGTTGGCTGTGATTACTTACATTCCAAATACACCAGTCTCTGTGTTTAATGGCTTAACCCACTTTGCTAATCCAGCCTTGGAAAATGCAATGGCTACATCGCCAGCAACGATTACTGCCGATCTGTCTGAATGTACTTTCCAGTTCAACCCAACTGGAACAGCTAAGTTCACCAGCTCTTGCGATATTGCTAAACAAGTGATGGCTTCTAACTCAGCAAGCTATACCACCATTGCTGGCCCAGCTGGTAGCGTTGCTAAAGTGAAGATTGGTGAAACCGAGATTGAAGGCTATTCAGCAAAAGGTCTCGATCCTGCTGAAGCAAAAGCAAAAGATACTGCGTTTAAGAAAGCCATTCGTGACGGCTTGACAGCTGCTGGCTACCCAGTCAAAGCTGATCCAGCTGCCATCAATTACTTTGCAGTCTTCTTGCTCTTAACTTTCCTGGTCTTGTTGGTAACGATGGTTTACGGTCCAATCGCTGCGATGTTGGTAGAGATGTTCCCAACCCGTATTCGTTATACCTCAATGTCCTTGCCGTACCATATCGGTAACGGTTGGTTTGGCGGCTTATTGCCAACTATCTCCTTTGCCTTGGTAGCGCAGAACGGTAATATTTACTATGGCCTCTGGTATCCAATCATCATTGCTGCAATGACCCTGGTTATCGGTACCTTATTCGTTCGTGAAACCAAAGATGTGGATATTTACGCACGTGACTAA
- the ggt gene encoding gamma-glutamyltransferase, which produces MQQKWGIQGMAVAPHSLASESAVAVLREGGNALEAMIAAAATIAVVYPHMNSIGGDSFWVIHSPGKAMGGIDACGAAAGLASKKWYAERGITKSIPFRGAVAANTVAGTISGWGAAQQLSQQALRGKIPLSRLLADAIHYAEAGVPVTFSQSSLTAKKREELNPIPGFAETFLVNGRAPAVGSIFKQERLAKTLRQIARKGTEDYYRGDLAELLAKELAELGSPLRLNDLHRHQAKLIDPLELKHSLGHVYNMTPPTQGVVSLMILGILDQLNLKRFKVDSAEYVHHCVEATKQAFKVRDQFVTDPAYMKKHAQSFLTPAFLKKLAKNIDSEKALPWGQGKGPADTIWMGVVDKQGNSVSFIQSIYHEFGAGIVLPSSGVNWQNRGCSFSLDPKTLNHLEPYRKPFHTLNPALALFKDGKTMVYGTMGGDGQPQTQCAVFTRTATYGLDPQDAISRPRWLLGRTWGQTSDSLKLESRFSPWVAKELHAMGHEIEMLDAFDETVGHAGCIIREASGTLRGGWDPRSDGAVSAF; this is translated from the coding sequence ATGCAACAAAAATGGGGTATTCAGGGGATGGCGGTTGCACCGCATTCCCTAGCATCAGAATCAGCAGTGGCTGTTCTGCGAGAAGGTGGTAACGCACTGGAGGCAATGATTGCTGCTGCTGCAACCATTGCCGTGGTCTACCCCCATATGAACTCGATTGGCGGTGACTCTTTTTGGGTCATTCACTCTCCCGGCAAAGCGATGGGCGGCATTGATGCTTGCGGCGCTGCTGCAGGCTTAGCTAGTAAAAAATGGTACGCAGAACGAGGCATCACTAAGTCAATCCCTTTCAGGGGTGCAGTAGCTGCAAATACCGTTGCAGGAACGATTTCAGGCTGGGGGGCTGCACAACAACTTTCTCAGCAAGCGTTGAGAGGCAAGATCCCACTCTCACGATTATTAGCAGACGCAATTCATTATGCAGAAGCTGGCGTGCCAGTGACTTTCAGTCAATCCAGTCTGACTGCCAAGAAACGGGAAGAGCTGAATCCCATTCCTGGTTTTGCAGAAACTTTTCTCGTTAATGGCCGCGCCCCTGCAGTCGGTAGCATCTTTAAACAAGAGCGTTTGGCAAAAACCTTGCGACAAATTGCTAGAAAGGGAACGGAAGATTATTACCGCGGTGATCTGGCTGAATTACTCGCGAAAGAACTTGCGGAATTAGGAAGCCCACTGCGTCTAAATGATTTGCATCGTCACCAAGCTAAGCTCATTGATCCTCTAGAACTAAAACATAGCTTGGGTCATGTTTACAACATGACCCCCCCAACCCAAGGTGTAGTCTCTTTAATGATTTTAGGTATCTTGGATCAACTGAACCTGAAGCGCTTCAAAGTTGATAGCGCTGAATATGTACACCACTGTGTTGAAGCCACTAAGCAAGCCTTTAAAGTGCGCGATCAATTTGTCACTGATCCTGCGTATATGAAAAAACATGCGCAATCTTTTTTAACCCCTGCTTTTCTAAAGAAGCTAGCGAAAAATATTGACTCTGAAAAAGCTTTACCTTGGGGCCAAGGTAAAGGTCCTGCCGATACCATTTGGATGGGTGTTGTTGATAAACAGGGTAATAGTGTTTCCTTCATTCAAAGTATTTATCACGAGTTCGGTGCCGGCATTGTATTGCCAAGTTCAGGCGTCAATTGGCAGAACCGTGGTTGCAGTTTTTCTCTAGACCCCAAAACACTCAATCATCTTGAGCCCTATCGCAAGCCATTCCATACACTGAATCCAGCATTAGCTTTATTTAAAGATGGCAAGACGATGGTGTACGGAACGATGGGCGGCGATGGACAACCCCAAACACAATGTGCAGTCTTTACTCGCACTGCGACATACGGTCTTGACCCACAAGATGCTATCAGCCGTCCTCGCTGGTTACTGGGGCGAACCTGGGGGCAAACCAGCGATAGCCTCAAACTCGAATCCCGCTTTAGTCCATGGGTCGCAAAAGAACTTCACGCAATGGGTCATGAAATTGAGATGCTCGATGCCTTTGATGAAACCGTAGGACATGCCGGATGCATCATCCGTGAAGCCTCTGGCACTCTCAGAGGCGGCTGGGATCCCCGCAGCGATGGAGCAGTTAGCGCGTTTTAG
- a CDS encoding trimeric intracellular cation channel family protein translates to MEDIQFWISIIATIAFAVTGVLAIADRGVDLFGVLVLGVITAIGGGTIRDIILGVPSFWSQAPLYVWLALAASMATFIAESFFTQPQIYRSMLYLDGLGAALFGIQGAFKAWQLDFGLPVAPVILGVVTAIGGGLLRDVLAGRKTLLMSHELYAIPVTLGCCLYILALNFLPEYRLESAVLCMLAIFGLRAAAIHWNLSVPKAFITKTR, encoded by the coding sequence ATGGAAGATATTCAATTTTGGATCAGCATCATTGCGACAATCGCTTTCGCAGTGACCGGAGTTTTGGCGATTGCTGATCGAGGCGTTGATCTTTTTGGAGTGCTAGTGCTGGGCGTGATCACTGCGATTGGCGGCGGGACTATTCGAGATATCATTCTCGGTGTCCCCAGTTTTTGGTCACAAGCACCACTTTATGTGTGGCTTGCCTTGGCCGCTAGCATGGCCACCTTTATCGCTGAATCATTTTTTACTCAACCCCAAATTTACCGCTCCATGCTTTACTTAGATGGTTTAGGCGCAGCCTTATTTGGGATCCAGGGGGCATTCAAGGCATGGCAGCTAGATTTTGGTTTACCAGTTGCACCCGTCATTTTGGGAGTGGTCACCGCGATTGGCGGCGGCTTATTGCGCGATGTTTTAGCGGGTAGAAAAACCTTACTCATGTCGCATGAGTTGTATGCAATCCCAGTTACCTTGGGTTGCTGTCTTTATATTTTGGCGCTCAACTTTTTGCCGGAATACCGTCTCGAATCCGCAGTGCTGTGCATGCTCGCCATCTTTGGCTTGCGTGCAGCAGCAATTCACTGGAATTTGAGTGTGCCTAAAGCTTTCATCACTAAAACGCGCTAA